The following proteins are encoded in a genomic region of Struthio camelus isolate bStrCam1 chromosome 3, bStrCam1.hap1, whole genome shotgun sequence:
- the C1D gene encoding nuclear nucleic acid-binding protein C1D isoform X2 — MRLRSHGLGLAWGVEKNVCVFQALFTVATTVRLPKSGMEMSEDDINMEEYPTEIHEYLAAFEKSLVSVDEMLETMMSVSRSELLQKLEPLEQAKLDLVSAYALNSMFWVYLATQGINPKEHPVKQELERIRTYMNKVKEIADKKKASKLDKGAASRFVRNALWDPNPENETISKTPAKAKKRKMD, encoded by the exons GTCTAGCCTGGGGTGTAGAAAAGAATGTATGCGTGTTCCAGGCACTGTTCACTGTTGCAACTACAGTAAGATTGCCAAAGTCAGGT ATGGAAATGTCTGAAGATGATATCAATATGGAAGAATACCCCACTGAAATTCATGAGTATCTCGCTGCATTTGAAAAATCTCTCGTTTCTGTAGATGAGATGCTGGAGACAATGATGTCTGTTTCCAGGAGTGAGCTGCTCCAAAAG TTAGAGCCTCTTGAGCAAGCAAAGCTGGATTTGGTTTCAGCCTATGCCTTAAATTCAATGTTCTGGG TGTACTTGGCTACTCAGGGAATCAATCCAAAGGAGCATCCAGTGAAACAAGAACTG gagaGAATAAGAACGTACATGAACAAGGTCAAAGAAATAGCAGACAAGAAAAAAGCATCCAAACTTGATAAAGGAGCAGCTTCTAGATTTGTAAGAAACGCGCTCTGGGATCCAAACCCTGAAAATGAAACCATCTCCAAAACTCCCGCTAAAGcgaaaaagagaaagatggacTGA
- the C1D gene encoding nuclear nucleic acid-binding protein C1D isoform X1, whose protein sequence is MRLFHAQRPGWAACPEMEMSEDDINMEEYPTEIHEYLAAFEKSLVSVDEMLETMMSVSRSELLQKLEPLEQAKLDLVSAYALNSMFWVYLATQGINPKEHPVKQELERIRTYMNKVKEIADKKKASKLDKGAASRFVRNALWDPNPENETISKTPAKAKKRKMD, encoded by the exons ATGGAAATGTCTGAAGATGATATCAATATGGAAGAATACCCCACTGAAATTCATGAGTATCTCGCTGCATTTGAAAAATCTCTCGTTTCTGTAGATGAGATGCTGGAGACAATGATGTCTGTTTCCAGGAGTGAGCTGCTCCAAAAG TTAGAGCCTCTTGAGCAAGCAAAGCTGGATTTGGTTTCAGCCTATGCCTTAAATTCAATGTTCTGGG TGTACTTGGCTACTCAGGGAATCAATCCAAAGGAGCATCCAGTGAAACAAGAACTG gagaGAATAAGAACGTACATGAACAAGGTCAAAGAAATAGCAGACAAGAAAAAAGCATCCAAACTTGATAAAGGAGCAGCTTCTAGATTTGTAAGAAACGCGCTCTGGGATCCAAACCCTGAAAATGAAACCATCTCCAAAACTCCCGCTAAAGcgaaaaagagaaagatggacTGA
- the C1D gene encoding nuclear nucleic acid-binding protein C1D isoform X5, with product MEMSEDDINMEEYPTEIHEYLAAFEKSLVSVDEMLETMMSVSRSELLQKLEPLEQAKLDLVSAYALNSMFWVYLATQGINPKEHPVKQELERIRTYMNKVKEIADKKKASKLDKGAASRFVRNALWDPNPENETISKTPAKAKKRKMD from the exons ATGGAAATGTCTGAAGATGATATCAATATGGAAGAATACCCCACTGAAATTCATGAGTATCTCGCTGCATTTGAAAAATCTCTCGTTTCTGTAGATGAGATGCTGGAGACAATGATGTCTGTTTCCAGGAGTGAGCTGCTCCAAAAG TTAGAGCCTCTTGAGCAAGCAAAGCTGGATTTGGTTTCAGCCTATGCCTTAAATTCAATGTTCTGGG TGTACTTGGCTACTCAGGGAATCAATCCAAAGGAGCATCCAGTGAAACAAGAACTG gagaGAATAAGAACGTACATGAACAAGGTCAAAGAAATAGCAGACAAGAAAAAAGCATCCAAACTTGATAAAGGAGCAGCTTCTAGATTTGTAAGAAACGCGCTCTGGGATCCAAACCCTGAAAATGAAACCATCTCCAAAACTCCCGCTAAAGcgaaaaagagaaagatggacTGA
- the C1D gene encoding nuclear nucleic acid-binding protein C1D isoform X4 — MDMEMSEDDINMEEYPTEIHEYLAAFEKSLVSVDEMLETMMSVSRSELLQKLEPLEQAKLDLVSAYALNSMFWVYLATQGINPKEHPVKQELERIRTYMNKVKEIADKKKASKLDKGAASRFVRNALWDPNPENETISKTPAKAKKRKMD, encoded by the exons ATGGAC ATGGAAATGTCTGAAGATGATATCAATATGGAAGAATACCCCACTGAAATTCATGAGTATCTCGCTGCATTTGAAAAATCTCTCGTTTCTGTAGATGAGATGCTGGAGACAATGATGTCTGTTTCCAGGAGTGAGCTGCTCCAAAAG TTAGAGCCTCTTGAGCAAGCAAAGCTGGATTTGGTTTCAGCCTATGCCTTAAATTCAATGTTCTGGG TGTACTTGGCTACTCAGGGAATCAATCCAAAGGAGCATCCAGTGAAACAAGAACTG gagaGAATAAGAACGTACATGAACAAGGTCAAAGAAATAGCAGACAAGAAAAAAGCATCCAAACTTGATAAAGGAGCAGCTTCTAGATTTGTAAGAAACGCGCTCTGGGATCCAAACCCTGAAAATGAAACCATCTCCAAAACTCCCGCTAAAGcgaaaaagagaaagatggacTGA
- the C1D gene encoding nuclear nucleic acid-binding protein C1D isoform X3 gives MRLRSHGLGLAWGVEKNVCVFQALFTVATTMEMSEDDINMEEYPTEIHEYLAAFEKSLVSVDEMLETMMSVSRSELLQKLEPLEQAKLDLVSAYALNSMFWVYLATQGINPKEHPVKQELERIRTYMNKVKEIADKKKASKLDKGAASRFVRNALWDPNPENETISKTPAKAKKRKMD, from the exons GTCTAGCCTGGGGTGTAGAAAAGAATGTATGCGTGTTCCAGGCACTGTTCACTGTTGCAACTACA ATGGAAATGTCTGAAGATGATATCAATATGGAAGAATACCCCACTGAAATTCATGAGTATCTCGCTGCATTTGAAAAATCTCTCGTTTCTGTAGATGAGATGCTGGAGACAATGATGTCTGTTTCCAGGAGTGAGCTGCTCCAAAAG TTAGAGCCTCTTGAGCAAGCAAAGCTGGATTTGGTTTCAGCCTATGCCTTAAATTCAATGTTCTGGG TGTACTTGGCTACTCAGGGAATCAATCCAAAGGAGCATCCAGTGAAACAAGAACTG gagaGAATAAGAACGTACATGAACAAGGTCAAAGAAATAGCAGACAAGAAAAAAGCATCCAAACTTGATAAAGGAGCAGCTTCTAGATTTGTAAGAAACGCGCTCTGGGATCCAAACCCTGAAAATGAAACCATCTCCAAAACTCCCGCTAAAGcgaaaaagagaaagatggacTGA